The following coding sequences lie in one Oncorhynchus kisutch isolate 150728-3 linkage group LG27, Okis_V2, whole genome shotgun sequence genomic window:
- the LOC109872196 gene encoding leukocyte cell-derived chemotaxin 1, with protein sequence MAESSDKVPIALAGPEDLQQFMPPAYTAVAVKPVTTGRLLKSGIVVLIAGAILLLFGAIGAFYFWNINEKHVYNVHYSMSINGKVEEGSMEIDATNNMERFRTGSGNEEAVEVHDFQIGITGIRFAGGEKCYIKTQVKAHLPDVETLNKDSLLFDLEDEVMPAKFEEDSLIWVAADMPLSDPTFLSSKIRDLCGDLPIFWLRPTYPNGGQRKRRAAPRQRRQAPGAEEEVDPEAEFNPENPYHRGLEGEEGTMTFDPMLDHQGVCCTECRRSYTQCQRICEPLGGFQPWPYHYRGCRVACRVIMPCRWWVGRILGIL encoded by the exons ATGGCCGAGAGTTCAGATAAAGTGCCCATCGCTTTAGCGGGACCCGAGGACCTGCAACAGTTTATGCCACCT GCATACACTGCGGTGGCAGTTAAACCGGTGACCACCGGCCGCCTGCTGAAGTCCGGGATTGTGGTTTTGATCGCCGGGGCAATACTGCTGCTGTTCGGGGCTATCGGAGCTTTTTACTTCTGGAATATTAACGAGAAACAT gtctACAACGTCCACTACAGCATGAGTATTAATGGTAAGGTGGAGGAGGGCTCTATGGAGATTGAtgctaccaacaacatggagaggTTCCGTACTGGGAGTGGAAACGAGGAGGCAGTGGAGGTCCACGACTTCCAGATT GGTATAACTGGTATCCGTTTTGCTGGAGGAGAGAAGTGTTACATTAAGACCCAGGTCAAAGCTCATCTGCCTGACGTGGAAACACTCAACAAAGACTCTCTTCTATTCGACCTG gaggATGAGGTGATGCCTGCTAAATTTGAGGAGGACTCTCTGATCTGGGTGGCGGCTGACATGCCCCTCTCTGACCCCACCTTCCTCAGCTCCAAGATCCGCGATTTGTGTGGAGACCTGCCAATCTTCTGGCTCCGCCCTACCTACCCCAACG GtgggcagaggaagaggagggcagCCCCTCGGCAGCGCCGCCAGGCACCGGGGGCAGAGGAGGAAGTGGACCCGGAAGCAGAATTTAACCCTGAGAACCCCTATCAT CGTGGCCTGGAGGGCGAGGAGGGCACAATGACCTTTGACCCCATGCTGGACCACCAGGGTGTGTGCTGTACGGAGTGCCGGAGGAGCTACACCCAGTGCCAGAGGATCTGTGAGCCCCTGGGCGGGTTCCAACCCTGGCCCTACCACTACCGCGGGTGCAGGGTGGCCTGCAGAGTCATCATGCCCTGCCGCTGGTGGGTGGGTCGCATCCTGGGCATCCTCTAA
- the LOC109871499 gene encoding protocadherin-8, producing MGMRGWNWWVLVCTSLAVLPALTEGKTVKYETFEEDAPTTVIGNLAKDISISPSSGSKTNFRMMKQFNSSFIRLRESDGQLTIGERIDRERICKHTLHCLIAFDVVSFSKEQFKLIHVEVEVKDINDNSPEFPRKESSLEISENTAVGTRIPLDFAVDEDVGLNYIQSYQISVNSHFTIDVLSRADGVKYAELVLMKELDRETQASYALELVAMDGGNPSRTGTTRINVKVKDYNDNSPVFDRNNFSVDLPEDAPVGFLLLDLNAEDPDEGLNGEVVYGFGNQVPSEIRQLFRVDRKTGRLTLESPIDFESKKTYEFDVQATDLGPNPSPAICKIVVQVQDVNDNAPEISITPMTSITAGIAYITESAARESFVALVSTSDRDSGANGQVHCTLYGHDHFRLQQAYEDSFMIVSTSPLDREQIPEYNLTVVAEDLGSPPFRTITQYTIRLMDENDNAPVFSKPVYEVAVVENNAPGAYITTVVARDMDLGHNSKVSYKLADAYVMGSPVSAFVSLDPASGSLYALRSFNYEVMKQLELRITASDGGSPPLTGTSTVNIRIVDQNDNAPVINQPVLNNGSAEVLLPRDAPSGYVITRVEAQDADEGLNAELSYRLAFGEASVFSVNKATGEVYLNRVLSHGVDETLRVTVTVSDNGRPALTTTATLHFLIIAGTPPSDRTVYRAGSREAGEHTQWDLSVVIIIVLAGSCTLLLLAIILIATTCSRRKRDKTGDDTDSYGEKETLERGKNNGDNPLLPLHGVVGGFEAHTFSNQPGFSGEHTGSSDLCSASEDGSEAPCVYEPDSKPKGYSTLPGYGNGYNNGKEVVRPITIWKGNSYTTISARDPAFSGKDSGKGDSDFNDSDSDISGTDLKKEGAPVPPMGGQSGLWACTSECKILGHSDRCWSPSTVHANTGPSPVPTPTGQTLSSFNSLSKTASLPRDSLRRDNYYQAHIPKTTGLQSVYEKVLHREYDYVLVTPPIPMRVQEISEITIPVYGPTTTRCPSNEV from the exons ATGGGAATGAGAGGGTGGAATTGGTGGGTGCTGGTGTGCACCTCGCTGGCTGTCCTGCCCGCTCTCACGGAGGGAAAGACGGTGAAGTATGAGACATTTGAGGAGGACGCCCCGACGACTGTCATCGGAAACTTGGCCAAGGACATTTCAATCAGCCCCTCCTCGGGCTCCAAGACAAATTTCAGGATGATGAAGCAGTTCAACTCGTCTTTTATCCGTTTGAGGGAGAGCGACGGCCAGCTGACTATCGGAGAgagaattgacagagagagaatttGCAAACACACCCTTCACTGCCTCATCGCATTTGATGTGGTCAGCTTCTCCAAAGAGCAGTTCAAACTCATCCACGTCGAGGTGGAGGTCAAGGACATCAACGACAATTCCCCCGAGTTCCCCCGGAAAGAGTCGAGTCTGGAGATCTCCGAAAACACAGCTGTGGGCACGCGGATCCCGTTAGACTTCGCTGTGGATGAGGACGTGGGTTTGAATTACATCCAGAGCTACCAGATATCCGTTAACAGTCACTTCACCATTGATGTGCTCAGCAGAGCCGACGGGGTTAAATATGCGGAGCTTGTGCTCATGAAGGAGCTGGACCGTGAGACACAGGCTTCCTATGCGCTCGAGCTGGTTGCTATGGATGGTGGCAACCCGTCCCGCACTGGAACGACTCGCATCAACGTCAAGGTGAAAGACTACAATGACAACAGCCCGGTGTTCGACAGGAACAATTTCTCAGTCGACCTCCCTGAGGACGCACCGGTAGGGTTTCTCTTACTGGACCTGAACGCAGAAGACCCGGATGAGGGGCTGAATGGGGAGGTGGTGTATGGGTTCGGTAACCAGGTGCCATCAGAGATTCGACAACTTTTCAGAGTGGATCGCAAAACGGGACGCCTCACCCTTGAGAGCCCCATTGACTTTGAAAGCAAAAAAACGTATGAATTCGACGTCCAGGCGACTGACCTGGGTCCAAACCCGAGCCCGGCTATCTGTAAGATAGTGGTGCAGGTGCAGGACGTTAACGACAACGCGCCAGAGATCTCCATCACGCCTATGACCTCCATCACGGCGGGAATCGCCTATATCACGGAGTCTGCGGCACGCGAGAGTTTTGTTGCTCTAGTCAGCACCTCGGACAGGGACTCTGGTGCTAACGGACAGGTGCACTGCACGCTCTACGGCCACGACCACTTCAGGTTGCAGCAGGCATACGAGGACAGCTTCATGATCGTGAGCACAAGCCCGTTGGACCGGGAACAAATCCCTGAGTATAATCTAACAGTGGTGGCAGAGGACTTGGGTTCCCCACCATTCCGGACCATCACCCAGTACACCATCCGGTTAATGGATgagaatgacaatgcccctgtgttcAGTAAGCCGGTGTATGAAGTGGCTGTGGTGGAGAATAACGCACCGGGTGCTTACATCACCACGGTGGTCGCCAGGGACATGGACTTGGGCCACAACAGTAAGGTGAGCTACAAGCTCGCTGACGCCTATGTCATGGGCTCTCCAGTGTCCGCTTTTGTCTCACTGGACCCCGCGAGTGGCTCCCTTTATGCACTCAGGAGCTTCAACTATGAAGTCATGAAACAGCTCGAGCTCCGCATCACAGCCAGCGACGGTGGGTCCCCGCCTCTCACCGGAACCTCGACCGTTAACATTAGGATAGTGGACCAAAACGACAACGCACCTGTCATCAACCAGCCCGTGCTCAATAATGGGTCCGCGGAGGTTCTGCTGCCCCGGGATGCGCCCTCAGGCTACGTCATCACCCGGGTGGAGGCGCAAGATGCTGATGAGGGCTTGAATGCAGAGCTGTCCTACAGACTTGCCTTTGGAGAGGCATCCGTGTTCTCCGTTAACAAAGCCACCGGAGAGGTCTACCTCAACCGCGTGCTCAGTCACGGCGTGGACGAGACCCTGCGCGTGACCGTCACGGTGAGTGACAACGGGAGACCTGCGCTCACCACCACCGCCACGCTTCACTTCCTCATCATTGCGGGCACCCCTCCGAGCGACAGGACCGTGTACCGGGCAGGCAGCAGGGAGGCAGGGGAGCACACACAGTGGGACCTGTCAGTGGTGATTATCATCGTCCTCGCGGGGAGCTGCACGCTCCTGCTGTTAGCCATCATCCTCATCGCCACCACCTGCAGCCGGCGGAAACGGGACAAGACTGGAGATGACACCGACTCGTACGGGGAGAAGGAGACTCTGGAAAGAGGCAAAAACAACGGCGACAACCCTCTGCTGCCGCTCCACGGAGTCGTGGGAGGGTTTGAAGCCCACACCTTCTCGAACCAGCCTGGTTTTTCCGGGGAACACACTGGTAGCAGTGACCTGTGCTCTGCCTCAGAAGATGGGAGCGAGGCCCCGTGCGTTTACGAACCGGACAGCAAACCCAAG GGCTACTCCACTCTGCCCGGCTACGGAAACGGCTACAATAACGGTAAAGAAGTGGTCAGACCAATCACCATCTGGAAGGGCAACTCCTACACCACCATCTCCGCAAGAGACCCCGCATTCAGCGGGAAGGACAGCGGGAAAGGCGACAGTGACTTTAACGACAGTGATAGTGACATCAGTGGCACCGACCTGAAGAAGGAGGGAGCACCGGTACCCCCCATGGGTGGCCAGAGTG gtctatGGGCGTGTACCAGTGAGTGTAAGATTCTGGGTCATTCTGACCGCTGCTGGAGCCCTTCCACTGTCCACGCTAACACCGGTCCCTCGCCCGTCCCCACCCCCACCGGCCAGACTCTCTCCTCCTTCAACAGTCTCTCCAAGACGGCCTCGCTGCCCCGAGACTCGCTCCGGCGGGACAATTATTACCAGGCGCACATCCCCAAAACAACCGGCCTGCAGAGTGTGTATGAGAAGGTTCTGCATAGAGAATATGACTATGTCCTGGTCACTCCTCCAATACCCATGAGAGTTCAGGAGATTAGTGAAATCACGATCCCAGTCTACGGTCCGACCACCACACGGTGTCCCAGCAATGAAGTCTAG